A window of the Vibrio ostreae genome harbors these coding sequences:
- the truA gene encoding tRNA pseudouridine(38-40) synthase TruA yields the protein MRIALGIEYDGTHYYGWQRQREVKSVQEELEKALTVIANHPVEVQCAGRTDAGVHGTGQVVHFDTTASRKMVAWTMGANANLPKDIAVRWAKEVPDEFHARFSATARRYRYVIYNHMYRPGILSSGVSHYHGELDAERMHRAGQFLLGENDFTSFRAAHCQSRSPWRNIMHLNVTRHERYVVIDIKANAFVHHMVRNITGSLIAVGRGEQAPEWIEWLLAAKNRSLAGATAKAEGLYLVDVDYPPEFELPEAPMGPLFLPESLN from the coding sequence ATGAGAATCGCTCTGGGTATCGAGTATGACGGTACTCACTATTATGGCTGGCAACGCCAACGAGAAGTTAAAAGCGTGCAGGAAGAGCTGGAAAAAGCACTGACTGTGATCGCTAATCATCCGGTAGAAGTTCAGTGTGCAGGCCGCACTGATGCGGGTGTGCATGGTACTGGCCAGGTTGTCCATTTTGATACCACAGCGAGCCGTAAAATGGTGGCCTGGACCATGGGTGCCAACGCCAATTTACCTAAGGACATTGCGGTGCGCTGGGCAAAAGAGGTTCCGGACGAATTTCATGCCCGATTCAGTGCAACAGCACGCAGATATCGCTATGTGATCTACAATCACATGTATCGCCCGGGAATTTTGTCTTCTGGTGTGAGTCACTATCATGGTGAACTGGATGCTGAGCGTATGCATCGAGCCGGACAATTCCTGCTGGGTGAGAATGACTTCACGTCATTCAGAGCTGCACATTGTCAGTCACGCAGTCCTTGGCGTAACATAATGCACTTAAACGTCACTCGTCATGAGCGCTACGTTGTGATTGATATTAAAGCCAATGCGTTTGTCCACCATATGGTGCGTAACATTACCGGCAGCCTGATTGCGGTCGGCCGTGGTGAGCAGGCACCGGAGTGGATCGAGTGGTTGCTGGCGGCGAAAAATCGCAGCCTGGCAGGGGCGACGGCCAAAGCGGAAGGCTTGTATCTGGTCGATGTTGATTACCCGCCGGAGTTTGAGCTGCCTGAAGCGCCGATGGGACCGCTGTTCTTACCAGAAAGTTTGAACTAA
- a CDS encoding FimV/HubP family polar landmark protein, producing the protein MTQTSIVYAEGIRLIGPGGEVQSEPQFSEQVVPARTSEAAPPSVRSQQTAPVSARAANIMPSNEPSTFFGPTSEQDTLWSIASRLRPSPSVSVQQTLLAIYRLNPQAFENQNIHSLMPGSTLRVPSLAQVRSATTQEAVNVMNAHQARLNQTTARPVAPVQITAPQPQPTPAAQPATPATTATPAAPDATPAPVTRSDVDKVEQQIASSDSEMLALEEKNHRLRLMLAEMQSEVDTLKNELGDENRIRSEVEKLLDEQRSKQQAEQKLAPSTWDQILSNGWLVGLMALIPGLAIAFLVLMLLNRRSQTDNQEQKPAEQTPPSQAEAAAVVAGDETLQSLEDDLLLDDDLFGEADDSELTFSDETAEADDTQDDIFADLDENDLDFNLEDEDGEDPFAGIDDDGDLDTDFGGNSGISVNGDEKALGLEEMERTLDQAVQEPQDDDEAVFDLSDDDSAVQDDLDTLLGENDTGEELESGMLEQSMLDDLFNSSTDEDDDLAALDFDSLLDENSLDDAKVTSDEELESLFSNIEAQADLDQLEAQSDEAALLDEMLDEDLELDIDSNSTELLDELLAESDEISAQNESDQMLDELLEQSASETADDAFDIDSDSLLDEWLEKEQESSETSEDEPEALAELDDGTEFFDELLEIEQQAQQPESEYNSTHFKNDLLDAVPDNDPLLEEFDFGDESEFSLDSDSDDEFEFSPQIEGSESEAEPAAPADEPVAPQSVSNQPEPVANEFGVPQDDDWLLDDPLGADSSGVEEVEPLSSADFMAGLEQQQPEPEAAAEAEATPQERELTAEASAESDPQTQEPDSQTQEFDPQSEEPEPQAEDLAAQFADTQAESDEEGFAFDDLELPEYSEADALADSVAEPEAEAQPESSAQAEQPESAEADEAFAFDDLELPEYSEADALADSVAEPEAEAQPESSAQAEQPESVEADEAFAFDDLELPEYSEADALADSEYEAESEFIFDGDEDEGLSDELIAGLEQPVEAQSEPEAVAEAEATPQEPELTAEASAESVPQTQELDPQSEEHEPQAEDLAAQFADTQAESDEEGFAFDDLELPEYSEADALADSVAEPEAEAQPESSAQAEPPESAEADEAFAFDDLELPEYSEADALADSVAEPEAEAQPESSAQAEPPESAEADEAFAFDELELPEYSEADALADSVAEPEAEAQPESSAQAEPPESAEADEAFAFDDLELPEYSEADALADSEYEAESEFIFDGEEDEALSDELFAELEQSFAEDAMGGESEPEPHGESENTPSPQPDKMAAREEFDEDALNALLDEQPHSDGFAFDGPIDAQTIDSAGMDIEAMLDMGGEDWNGFSLTADQQADIVDDVPEEELAAWHPEIQNQQPEVETENWGKQEDIMDFDPQQNQFMTIDELMAQVEREDMGLSPDDEELKLDVGLNEFPDVIGDISDIDVDSNAEAAGKLDLAQIYMEMNDHKGAVKLLEEAIVDGNDDIRRQAKHLIDVINGRA; encoded by the coding sequence GTGACTCAGACTTCCATCGTATATGCAGAGGGCATCCGCCTGATCGGACCTGGCGGTGAAGTGCAATCCGAGCCTCAATTCAGCGAACAGGTCGTTCCTGCTCGCACCTCAGAGGCTGCGCCTCCTTCTGTACGTAGCCAACAGACGGCTCCTGTCTCGGCCAGAGCGGCCAATATCATGCCGTCCAATGAGCCGTCGACTTTTTTTGGCCCGACGTCAGAGCAGGACACGTTATGGTCAATCGCCAGCCGGTTACGACCGTCGCCCAGTGTTTCTGTTCAGCAGACCTTGCTGGCCATCTATCGCCTTAACCCTCAGGCGTTTGAAAATCAGAACATCCATAGCCTGATGCCTGGCAGTACGCTGCGTGTGCCATCGCTGGCGCAGGTCCGCAGCGCGACCACTCAGGAAGCGGTCAATGTCATGAACGCGCATCAGGCGCGCCTCAACCAGACCACAGCCCGACCGGTAGCCCCGGTGCAAATCACCGCCCCGCAGCCTCAACCGACCCCTGCAGCCCAACCGGCCACACCAGCGACGACAGCTACCCCAGCGGCCCCCGACGCCACGCCTGCGCCAGTCACCCGCAGCGACGTGGATAAAGTTGAGCAGCAGATTGCTTCATCCGATTCAGAGATGCTGGCGCTGGAAGAGAAGAACCATCGTTTGCGTTTGATGTTGGCTGAGATGCAGTCAGAAGTGGATACGCTGAAAAACGAACTGGGTGATGAGAACCGCATCCGCTCAGAAGTGGAAAAATTGCTGGATGAACAACGCAGCAAGCAGCAGGCAGAGCAGAAGCTGGCACCATCAACCTGGGATCAAATTCTGTCCAATGGTTGGTTGGTCGGCTTGATGGCACTCATCCCGGGTTTAGCGATCGCCTTCCTGGTGCTGATGCTGCTCAATCGCCGCTCTCAAACCGATAATCAGGAACAGAAACCTGCCGAACAAACTCCGCCATCTCAGGCTGAGGCCGCTGCGGTTGTGGCCGGAGATGAAACCCTGCAGAGTCTGGAAGATGATCTGCTGCTGGATGATGACTTATTTGGCGAAGCGGATGACAGCGAACTGACGTTCAGCGATGAAACCGCAGAAGCTGACGATACACAGGATGATATTTTTGCTGATCTGGATGAAAACGATCTCGATTTCAATCTGGAAGATGAAGACGGTGAAGATCCGTTTGCCGGTATCGACGATGACGGAGATCTGGATACCGACTTTGGCGGTAACAGTGGCATCAGTGTCAACGGTGATGAAAAAGCGCTGGGTCTGGAAGAGATGGAGCGTACGTTGGATCAGGCGGTGCAAGAGCCGCAAGATGACGACGAAGCGGTGTTCGACCTGTCGGATGATGATTCTGCGGTGCAGGACGACCTCGACACGTTGCTCGGAGAAAATGATACGGGCGAAGAGCTCGAATCCGGTATGCTGGAACAGTCGATGCTGGATGACTTGTTTAACAGCAGCACGGATGAAGATGACGACCTGGCTGCGCTCGATTTTGACAGCCTGCTGGACGAGAACAGTCTCGATGATGCCAAAGTTACCTCGGATGAGGAGCTGGAAAGCCTGTTCAGTAACATTGAAGCCCAGGCTGATCTGGATCAGCTTGAAGCGCAGAGCGATGAAGCGGCACTGCTGGATGAAATGCTGGATGAGGATCTCGAACTCGACATCGATAGTAACAGCACCGAGTTGCTTGATGAGTTGCTGGCAGAATCAGACGAGATTTCTGCCCAGAATGAAAGTGACCAAATGCTGGATGAACTGTTAGAGCAGAGTGCGTCTGAGACGGCAGATGATGCATTCGATATTGACAGTGACAGCCTGTTGGATGAATGGCTGGAGAAAGAGCAGGAGAGCAGTGAAACCAGCGAAGACGAGCCGGAAGCGCTGGCGGAACTGGATGACGGCACTGAATTCTTTGATGAGCTACTGGAAATCGAGCAACAGGCGCAGCAGCCTGAGTCAGAGTACAACAGTACCCATTTCAAAAATGATTTGTTGGATGCGGTACCAGACAATGATCCTTTGCTGGAAGAGTTCGATTTTGGTGATGAGAGTGAGTTTTCTCTCGATAGCGACAGCGATGACGAATTTGAGTTTAGCCCGCAAATTGAAGGCAGCGAAAGCGAAGCGGAACCCGCAGCACCAGCGGATGAGCCGGTCGCACCACAAAGCGTCAGCAATCAGCCTGAACCGGTCGCGAATGAATTTGGCGTTCCTCAGGATGATGATTGGTTACTGGACGATCCACTTGGTGCTGATTCGTCGGGCGTAGAGGAAGTTGAACCGCTGTCATCGGCTGATTTTATGGCCGGGTTGGAGCAGCAGCAGCCTGAACCAGAAGCGGCCGCAGAGGCGGAAGCCACGCCGCAAGAGCGGGAGCTGACTGCTGAAGCGAGTGCAGAGTCTGACCCACAAACCCAAGAGCCTGACTCACAAACCCAAGAGTTTGATCCACAATCTGAAGAGCCTGAGCCACAAGCGGAAGACCTGGCTGCGCAATTTGCCGATACTCAGGCTGAATCAGACGAAGAAGGGTTTGCCTTCGATGACTTAGAACTGCCGGAGTACAGCGAAGCGGATGCCCTGGCTGACAGCGTTGCAGAGCCGGAAGCCGAGGCACAGCCTGAAAGCTCAGCACAAGCAGAGCAGCCAGAAAGTGCCGAAGCAGATGAAGCGTTTGCTTTCGATGACTTAGAGCTGCCGGAGTACAGCGAAGCGGATGCTCTGGCTGACAGCGTTGCAGAGCCGGAAGCCGAGGCACAGCCTGAAAGCTCAGCACAAGCAGAGCAGCCAGAAAGTGTCGAAGCAGATGAAGCGTTTGCTTTCGATGACTTAGAGCTGCCGGAGTACAGCGAAGCCGATGCTCTGGCTGACAGTGAATATGAAGCAGAATCAGAGTTCATTTTTGACGGTGATGAAGATGAAGGACTGTCTGATGAGTTGATTGCCGGGCTGGAGCAGCCGGTAGAAGCACAATCTGAACCAGAAGCGGTCGCAGAGGCGGAAGCCACGCCGCAAGAGCCAGAGCTGACTGCTGAAGCGAGTGCAGAGTCTGTCCCACAAACGCAAGAGCTTGATCCACAATCTGAAGAGCATGAGCCACAAGCGGAAGACCTGGCTGCGCAATTTGCCGATACTCAGGCTGAATCAGACGAAGAAGGGTTTGCCTTCGATGACTTAGAACTGCCGGAGTACAGCGAAGCGGATGCTCTGGCAGACAGCGTTGCAGAGCCGGAAGCCGAGGCACAGCCTGAAAGCTCAGCACAAGCAGAGCCGCCAGAAAGTGCCGAAGCAGATGAAGCGTTTGCTTTCGATGACTTAGAGCTGCCGGAGTACAGCGAAGCAGACGCTCTGGCTGACAGCGTCGCAGAGCCGGAAGCCGAGGCACAGCCTGAAAGCTCAGCACAAGCAGAGCCGCCAGAAAGTGCCGAAGCAGATGAAGCGTTTGCTTTCGATGAGTTAGAGCTGCCGGAGTACAGCGAAGCGGATGCTCTGGCAGACAGCGTTGCAGAGCCGGAAGCCGAGGCACAGCCTGAAAGCTCAGCACAAGCAGAGCCGCCAGAAAGTGCCGAAGCAGATGAAGCGTTTGCTTTCGATGACTTAGAGCTGCCGGAGTACAGCGAAGCCGATGCTCTGGCTGACAGTGAATATGAAGCAGAATCAGAGTTCATTTTTGACGGTGAGGAAGATGAAGCACTGTCTGATGAGTTGTTTGCCGAGCTGGAGCAGTCTTTCGCCGAAGATGCCATGGGTGGTGAATCTGAGCCTGAACCGCATGGCGAAAGCGAGAATACGCCATCACCTCAACCAGACAAGATGGCGGCGCGAGAGGAATTTGACGAGGACGCGCTCAATGCGTTGCTTGATGAACAGCCTCACAGTGACGGCTTCGCGTTTGATGGTCCGATTGATGCCCAAACGATTGACAGTGCGGGTATGGACATTGAAGCCATGCTGGATATGGGCGGCGAAGACTGGAACGGCTTTAGCCTGACGGCGGACCAGCAGGCTGACATCGTCGATGATGTGCCGGAAGAAGAGCTGGCGGCCTGGCATCCGGAAATTCAGAATCAGCAGCCGGAAGTGGAAACTGAAAACTGGGGCAAGCAAGAAGACATCATGGACTTCGACCCGCAGCAGAATCAGTTTATGACCATTGATGAGCTGATGGCTCAGGTTGAGCGGGAAGATATGGGCCTTTCTCCTGACGATGAAGAGCTCAAGCTGGATGTGGGGCTGAATGAGTTTCCGGATGTGATCGGTGACATTTCCGATATTGATGTCGACAGCAATGCTGAAGCCGCCGGTAAGCTGGATCTGGCCCAGATTTATATGGAAATGAATGATCACAAAGGGGCAGTGAAGCTATTGGAAGAAGCGATTGTTGATGGCAATGATGATATTCGCCGCCAAGCCAAGCATCTGATCGATGTGATTAATGGTCGGGCTTAA
- the glnS gene encoding glutamine--tRNA ligase: MSEAEARPSNFIRQIIDKDLADGKHTSVHTRFPPEPNGYLHIGHAKSICLNFGIAQDYQGQCNLRFDDTNPEKEDLEYVESIKKDVQWLGFEWSGDVCYSSDYFDKLYQYAVELIQKGLAYVEELSPEQIREYRGTLTAPGKHSPYRDRSVEENLALFEKMRAGEFAEGTACLRAKIDMASSFIVLRDPVLYRVRFADHHQTGDKWCIYPMYDFTHCISDALEGITHSLCTLEFQDNRRLYDWVLDNISIECHPRQYEFSRLNLEYTVMSKRKLNQLVTEKLVNGWDDPRMPTISGLRRRGFTSGSIREFCKRIGVTKQDNMIEFGVLESCIRDDLNENAPRAMAVLDPVKVVIENFDADSTEMLSIANHPNKPEMGERHVPFSREIWIEREDFREEGNKKYKRLVLGKEVRLRGAYVIKAERVEKDEQGNITTIYCTYDADTLGKNPEDGRKVKGVIHWVSAQQGVAAEFRLYDRLFTVPNPGAADDFAATINPESLVKLHGFVEPSLANAEAEFGYQFERMGYFCADAKDSQPEALVFNRTVGLRDTWAKIENA; encoded by the coding sequence ATGAGTGAAGCTGAGGCTCGTCCATCGAACTTCATTCGCCAAATCATAGATAAAGATTTAGCGGATGGTAAACACACTAGCGTGCATACTCGTTTCCCGCCGGAGCCGAACGGCTATCTGCATATCGGACACGCGAAGTCGATCTGTTTGAACTTTGGTATTGCTCAGGACTATCAGGGTCAGTGTAATTTACGTTTTGACGACACAAACCCTGAAAAAGAAGATCTCGAATACGTTGAGTCAATTAAGAAAGATGTACAGTGGCTGGGCTTTGAGTGGTCCGGTGATGTTTGTTATTCATCTGACTATTTTGACAAGCTGTATCAATATGCGGTGGAACTTATCCAAAAAGGCTTGGCGTATGTTGAAGAGCTGAGTCCGGAGCAGATTCGTGAATACCGTGGTACTTTGACCGCGCCGGGTAAGCACAGCCCATACCGCGATCGCAGCGTAGAAGAAAACCTGGCACTGTTCGAAAAGATGCGTGCCGGTGAATTTGCCGAAGGCACTGCCTGTCTGCGCGCCAAGATCGATATGGCATCGTCATTCATCGTACTGCGCGATCCTGTGTTGTATCGCGTGCGTTTTGCAGACCACCACCAAACGGGTGACAAGTGGTGCATTTACCCGATGTATGACTTTACCCACTGTATTTCCGATGCACTGGAAGGGATTACTCACTCGCTGTGTACGCTGGAATTCCAGGACAACCGCCGCCTGTATGACTGGGTTCTGGATAACATCAGCATCGAATGTCACCCACGTCAGTACGAGTTCAGCCGCCTGAACCTGGAATATACCGTGATGTCGAAGCGTAAGCTGAACCAGCTGGTGACCGAAAAACTGGTTAACGGTTGGGATGATCCGCGTATGCCGACCATTTCAGGTCTGCGCCGCCGTGGTTTTACCTCAGGCTCAATTCGCGAATTCTGTAAACGTATCGGTGTGACCAAACAAGACAACATGATTGAGTTTGGCGTGCTGGAATCTTGTATTCGTGATGACCTGAACGAAAACGCACCACGTGCGATGGCGGTTCTGGATCCGGTCAAAGTTGTGATTGAAAACTTTGACGCGGACAGCACTGAAATGCTGAGCATTGCTAACCATCCGAATAAGCCGGAAATGGGTGAGCGTCATGTGCCATTCAGCCGTGAAATCTGGATCGAACGTGAAGATTTCCGTGAGGAAGGCAACAAGAAGTACAAGCGTCTTGTGCTGGGTAAAGAAGTTCGTCTGCGTGGCGCCTACGTGATTAAAGCTGAGCGTGTTGAAAAAGACGAGCAGGGTAACATCACCACCATTTACTGTACTTACGATGCCGATACACTGGGTAAAAACCCGGAAGATGGCCGTAAGGTGAAAGGTGTGATTCACTGGGTATCGGCTCAGCAAGGTGTTGCTGCCGAGTTCCGCCTGTACGATCGTCTGTTCACCGTACCAAACCCGGGTGCCGCGGATGACTTCGCTGCCACCATTAACCCGGAATCTCTGGTCAAACTGCACGGTTTTGTTGAGCCAAGCCTGGCGAATGCAGAAGCTGAGTTCGGCTACCAGTTTGAGCGTATGGGGTATTTCTGTGCCGACGCGAAAGACTCACAGCCAGAGGCGCTGGTTTTCAACCGCACCGTTGGTCTGCGCGATACCTGGGCGAAAATTGAAAACGCCTGA
- the nagE gene encoding N-acetylglucosamine-specific PTS transporter subunit IIBC, with the protein MNILGYFQKVGKALMVPVATLPAAAILMGIGYWIDPNGWGANSALAAFLIKAGAAIIDNMSVLFAVGVAFGMSKDKDGAAALSGFVGFLVVTTLLSPGAVAQIQGIDPSAVPAAFNKINNQFVGILVGIVSAEIYNRYSTVELHKALAFFSGKRLVPILTSFAGILIAFVLMYVWPAIYGGLVNFGESIQGLGATGAGIYAFFNRLLIPIGLHHALNSVFWFDVAGINDIPNFLGGAKSIAEGTAVPGITGMYQAGFFPIMMFGLPGAALAIYHTSNAKHKEKVASIMIAAGFASFFTGVTEPLEFSFMFLAPLLYVLHALLTGISVFIAASMHWMAGFGFSAGLVDMVLSSRNPLAINWYMLIVQGLVFFAIYYVVFRTVIVKFGLKTPGREDEEQAATMSAASGDSAELAKQYLAVLGGHDNLANIDACITRLRLTVNDMSVIDEKQLKELGAMGVVKLGANNLQVILGPMAEIIAGQMKDIRSQD; encoded by the coding sequence GTGAATATTCTTGGATATTTTCAAAAAGTAGGGAAGGCCCTGATGGTGCCGGTGGCGACGCTGCCAGCGGCGGCCATTTTAATGGGTATAGGCTACTGGATTGACCCGAATGGCTGGGGAGCGAACTCGGCTCTGGCAGCGTTTCTGATCAAAGCTGGTGCCGCCATTATAGACAATATGTCGGTGTTGTTTGCAGTTGGTGTGGCGTTTGGTATGTCCAAGGATAAAGATGGTGCAGCGGCACTGTCCGGCTTCGTTGGCTTTCTGGTGGTCACAACCCTGCTCTCACCAGGCGCAGTCGCGCAAATCCAGGGTATTGATCCTTCTGCCGTTCCTGCCGCATTTAACAAGATTAATAACCAGTTTGTCGGCATTCTGGTCGGTATTGTTTCCGCTGAGATTTACAACCGCTACTCAACCGTCGAGTTACATAAAGCTTTAGCCTTTTTCTCCGGTAAGCGTCTGGTGCCAATCCTGACCTCATTTGCCGGTATCCTGATTGCGTTTGTGCTGATGTACGTCTGGCCGGCGATTTACGGTGGCCTGGTAAACTTTGGTGAGTCTATTCAAGGTCTTGGCGCAACAGGTGCAGGTATTTATGCCTTTTTTAACCGCCTGCTGATTCCGATTGGTCTGCACCACGCGCTGAACTCGGTATTCTGGTTCGATGTCGCCGGTATTAATGATATTCCTAATTTCCTTGGTGGCGCGAAGTCGATTGCGGAAGGTACCGCGGTTCCTGGTATTACCGGTATGTATCAAGCGGGCTTCTTCCCAATCATGATGTTTGGCCTGCCGGGTGCGGCACTGGCGATTTACCACACCTCAAATGCCAAGCATAAAGAGAAAGTGGCCTCTATCATGATCGCCGCCGGTTTTGCTTCTTTCTTTACCGGTGTGACTGAACCGCTGGAATTCTCCTTCATGTTCCTGGCTCCGCTGCTGTATGTCCTGCATGCGCTGCTGACCGGTATTTCTGTCTTTATCGCAGCATCGATGCACTGGATGGCCGGCTTTGGATTTTCGGCAGGTCTGGTGGATATGGTGCTCTCTTCGCGTAACCCACTGGCGATCAACTGGTACATGCTGATTGTGCAGGGCCTGGTCTTCTTCGCTATCTACTACGTGGTATTTCGTACCGTCATCGTTAAATTTGGCCTTAAAACACCGGGTCGTGAAGATGAAGAGCAAGCGGCGACCATGAGCGCGGCATCGGGCGATTCCGCTGAACTGGCCAAGCAATATCTGGCGGTACTGGGCGGCCATGATAACCTGGCCAATATTGATGCCTGTATCACTCGTCTGCGACTGACTGTGAATGATATGTCGGTGATTGACGAGAAGCAGCTCAAAGAGCTGGGCGCGATGGGCGTGGTAAAACTGGGGGCTAACAACCTGCAGGTTATCCTAGGGCCAATGGCGGAAATCATTGCCGGTCAGATGAAAGATATTCGTTCCCAAGATTAA
- the nagA gene encoding N-acetylglucosamine-6-phosphate deacetylase, translating into MYALTNCKIYTGSEMLTEHAVVVDGDIIHSLQPVADLPAELATIDLHGANLSPGFIDVQLNGCGGVMFNDDISAATLHTMHRANLKSGCTSFLPTLITSSDDDMRQAVAAQRDYQQRFQNHSLGLHLEGPYLNQLKKGIHSVDFIRSSNDEMIRFICDNRDVVTKLTLAPEKNNPAHITQLAEAGIVVSLGHTNATYVEARQGFEAGISFATHLFNAMTPMIGREPGAVGAIYDTPDVYAGIIVDGFHVDYANIRIAHKIKGDKLVLVTDATAPAGAEMDHFIFVGKKVYYRDGKCVDENGTLGGSALTMIKAIQNTVEHVGIALDEALRMATLYPAKAIGVDNKLGRIRPGMIANLTAFDRDFQVKATVVNGQYEQNV; encoded by the coding sequence ATGTACGCGCTAACTAACTGTAAAATCTACACGGGTAGCGAAATGCTCACAGAGCATGCAGTCGTGGTTGATGGCGACATAATCCACTCTCTGCAACCTGTCGCTGACTTACCGGCTGAATTAGCCACTATTGACCTGCATGGCGCCAACTTAAGTCCCGGATTTATCGACGTTCAGCTCAATGGTTGTGGCGGTGTAATGTTTAATGATGACATCAGCGCCGCCACCCTGCACACCATGCACCGCGCGAATTTAAAGTCCGGCTGTACCAGTTTTCTGCCCACCCTGATTACTTCATCCGATGATGATATGCGTCAGGCGGTGGCCGCGCAGCGCGACTACCAGCAGCGTTTCCAGAACCACTCCCTCGGTCTGCATCTGGAAGGCCCGTACCTCAATCAGCTCAAAAAGGGCATCCACAGCGTCGATTTTATCCGCTCGTCAAACGACGAAATGATCCGCTTCATCTGTGATAACCGCGACGTGGTGACCAAACTGACGCTGGCACCGGAAAAAAACAATCCGGCCCATATTACGCAACTGGCAGAGGCCGGCATCGTGGTTTCTCTTGGCCATACCAACGCGACCTACGTCGAAGCACGGCAGGGATTTGAAGCCGGGATCAGCTTTGCCACTCATCTGTTTAATGCCATGACGCCGATGATCGGGCGTGAACCGGGGGCTGTCGGTGCTATTTATGATACGCCGGATGTCTATGCCGGTATCATTGTCGACGGCTTCCATGTCGACTACGCCAACATCCGCATTGCCCACAAAATCAAAGGCGACAAGCTGGTATTAGTGACCGATGCCACAGCTCCTGCAGGCGCTGAGATGGATCACTTTATTTTTGTCGGTAAGAAAGTATATTACCGGGACGGCAAGTGTGTAGACGAAAACGGCACACTTGGCGGCTCAGCCCTGACGATGATAAAAGCAATTCAAAATACGGTTGAGCACGTCGGTATCGCTTTAGACGAAGCCCTGCGGATGGCAACCCTATATCCTGCCAAAGCTATTGGAGTGGACAACAAACTGGGTCGAATCCGGCCTGGCATGATTGCCAACCTAACGGCGTTTGACCGCGACTTCCAGGTAAAAGCGACGGTAGTAAACGGACAATACGAGCAAAATGTGTAA
- the nagC gene encoding DNA-binding transcriptional regulator NagC: MNGGQIGNVDLVKQLNSAAVYRLIDQQGPISRIQVADVSQLAPASVTKITRQLLERGLIKEVAQQASTGGRRAISLTTEVAPFHSIAVRLGRDYIQLSLYDLGGKELASAEHEFLYAQQPQLIEGLLGHIKAFIAQHSAQIDQLIAIGVVLPGLVNPETGVVEYMPHIDIDTLDLGDILREHFHVESFVGNDVRGMALAEHYFGASQDCQDSILVSVHRGTGAGIIVNGQVFLGSNRNVGEIGHIQIDALGDKCQCGNFGCLETIATNPAIIKRVTNLLAQGYESSLAGIEPLNVETICQHANQGDELAKQALVQVGNQLGKAIAITVNLFNPQKIVIAGQITAAPEIIFPAILRNVHNQSLKTFHRDLPIVASAVDKQPTKSAFAMIKRAMLNGVLLQKLLED, from the coding sequence ATGAATGGCGGACAAATAGGTAACGTAGATCTTGTTAAACAGCTCAACAGCGCAGCGGTTTATCGTTTAATTGACCAGCAAGGTCCGATTTCCCGCATTCAGGTTGCCGATGTCAGCCAGCTTGCTCCGGCCAGCGTCACCAAGATCACCCGCCAGCTTCTCGAACGCGGCCTGATAAAAGAGGTCGCGCAACAAGCGTCGACCGGCGGGCGACGTGCCATCTCTCTCACCACCGAAGTGGCTCCCTTTCATTCCATCGCGGTGCGTCTCGGCCGCGATTATATCCAGCTCAGCCTGTACGATTTAGGTGGCAAAGAGCTGGCTAGCGCCGAACACGAATTTCTCTATGCCCAGCAGCCGCAATTAATCGAAGGTCTGCTTGGTCATATTAAAGCTTTCATTGCCCAGCACAGCGCGCAGATTGATCAGTTAATTGCCATCGGTGTGGTCTTGCCAGGCCTGGTCAATCCTGAAACCGGTGTGGTGGAATATATGCCACACATCGATATTGATACTCTGGATCTGGGCGATATTCTGCGCGAGCATTTTCATGTCGAAAGCTTTGTTGGTAACGATGTGCGCGGTATGGCACTGGCTGAACACTATTTCGGCGCCAGCCAGGATTGTCAGGACTCCATTCTGGTCAGTGTGCACCGCGGCACCGGTGCCGGCATCATAGTCAACGGCCAGGTATTTCTGGGCTCTAATCGTAATGTGGGCGAAATCGGCCATATCCAGATAGACGCGCTCGGCGATAAATGCCAGTGCGGCAACTTCGGCTGTCTGGAGACCATTGCCACCAACCCGGCGATCATCAAACGCGTCACCAACCTACTGGCACAGGGTTATGAATCAAGCCTGGCCGGCATTGAGCCGCTGAACGTCGAAACCATTTGTCAGCACGCCAATCAGGGCGATGAGCTGGCCAAACAGGCGCTGGTTCAGGTCGGAAACCAGTTGGGTAAAGCGATTGCCATTACCGTCAACCTGTTTAACCCGCAAAAAATTGTTATCGCCGGTCAGATTACTGCGGCTCCGGAGATTATTTTCCCGGCTATTTTGCGCAATGTACACAATCAGTCGCTCAAGACCTTCCACCGCGATTTGCCTATCGTTGCCTCAGCGGTGGATAAGCAACCGACCAAAAGCGCATTTGCCATGATCAAGCGCGCGATGCTTAATGGCGTTCTGTTACAAAAATTGCTTGAAGACTAA